The following coding sequences lie in one Propionispora vibrioides genomic window:
- a CDS encoding 50S ribosomal protein L9: protein MFTRSDFWIGLVVGTIAGAFGYKLMSEQAARSATPLLPIQPGSVPAEPPLEELLRQKERLEDLIAEKQQGAVNG from the coding sequence ATGTTCACAAGAAGCGATTTTTGGATTGGCCTGGTTGTTGGCACCATCGCCGGAGCTTTCGGCTACAAGCTGATGAGCGAACAAGCAGCCCGCAGTGCTACTCCTCTGCTGCCCATTCAACCGGGAAGCGTTCCGGCGGAACCTCCCTTGGAAGAATTACTGCGGCAAAAAGAACGTCTGGAAGATTTGATTGCTGAAAAACAGCAAGGTGCGGTAAACGGCTAA